A stretch of DNA from Candidatus Zixiibacteriota bacterium:
TCCTCGATAAAATCTACTTAGAGCATCTGGTTATCGTTTTGAACCAGATTGCTAAAGTTTACAAGGAAAAATTGGGCACTTATTCGGTTACCCAGAATCTGAGAAAGTCAAAAGAGGAGTTTTTGATAAAATTCGAGTTACTGCAGAACTTCTTTGTGGACAATAACGGGACAGTCTTACTAATCCGGGGAAAAGAGGAGGAAACTTCCGCTGATATCCTCAGAGCCTTTGCCCTGTGGATTTCCCATTTCATCCACCTTTGCTCGGTTCAGGAGCCGGAGATATTGACTGATATAAGGGGGCTGACATTTGGGCTGGAGGATAAGCTGGAGATGATGGGCTTCTACGAGACCTACGAAAAGCTAAAAAATGCTTAAGTGAAATAAAAACCCCTCCGTCCTTTAGGATGAAGGGGTTTTTTGGAAAGGGATAAGGATTTGAAAAAACGCTCTGTATACAATACGATAAAGGTTTTTTACAGCCGCCCGGGATCTTTTGCTTTCGCTCTCCCGAAGGATCATCGCGTACACTCAACCCCAGGGGACAACCTTCATAGCATCGCTGTTAAAGGTTTTTCAAATGATCCCTTTCCATTTTCATAATATATCTTAAAATGAAAAAAGCAAGTAAAATTTTCAAAGAATTTTCATAAAGCGATGATAGAATCGTTGGGCATAGATTTAATCGAGATCAAAAGGGTCAAGAAGGTAAAAGAAAAATGGGGTAAAAGATTTTTAGAAAGGGTCTATACTCCAAAGGAATTGGAATACTGTTTGAAGAAAAGGTATCCGGAAAATTCCCTGGCTGGCAGGTTTGCCGCCAAAGAAGCAGTGATGAAGGCTTTAGGCACAGGACTTTCCTCCGGGGTAAGCTGGAGAGAGATAGAGATTTTAAATGATAAAA
This window harbors:
- the acpS gene encoding holo-ACP synthase; translated protein: MIESLGIDLIEIKRVKKVKEKWGKRFLERVYTPKELEYCLKKRYPENSLAGRFAAKEAVMKALGTGLSSGVSWREIEILNDKKGKPEVLLYGKTKKLLGKKKVLISISHTKEDAIAQAIILK